From a single Microbacterium terrisoli genomic region:
- a CDS encoding right-handed parallel beta-helix repeat-containing protein produces MKTSVSWGLRTVTGLAAAATIGALGIMGAGAAVADTGCQMAGDSGFTAAVVAHQGQTIKNTTVDAAGCDVGVYVDVANVTINGVKVTGANAAGILAEHTTDFTVINSTVAHNGFHAPAAPTPPGTPPAAGQLDQAFAISLFGVSHATVSRNTVYDNGRGGIGVMDNGPFDPGRVVGLPTYAENVPVSDVMVSRNTLWANYAGCAIVVSAFNTGNTVNDVTITRNTIHGTTGDAGNVGGIVAQSNGVNSVVSNIMISRNTVTDSGEAGAIVHAAAAGSMTKNVTVTRNVLSGNNWMAEHTIGVEVSSRVIPADLGQKNVNTVVTRNTISNQFYGIWTQGPDTPVIARNDITVTAGGASVHFE; encoded by the coding sequence ATGAAGACATCAGTGAGCTGGGGACTGCGGACGGTGACGGGACTGGCCGCCGCGGCCACGATCGGTGCTCTGGGCATCATGGGAGCAGGAGCGGCGGTCGCCGACACCGGCTGTCAGATGGCCGGGGACTCGGGCTTCACCGCGGCGGTGGTCGCCCATCAGGGGCAGACGATCAAGAACACGACCGTGGATGCGGCCGGCTGCGACGTTGGCGTCTATGTGGATGTCGCGAACGTCACGATCAACGGTGTGAAGGTGACCGGTGCGAACGCGGCCGGCATCCTCGCTGAGCACACGACCGACTTCACGGTCATCAACTCGACGGTCGCCCACAACGGGTTCCATGCCCCGGCGGCGCCGACCCCGCCCGGAACTCCGCCCGCGGCCGGTCAGCTCGACCAGGCGTTCGCCATCAGCCTGTTCGGAGTGTCGCACGCCACGGTCAGCCGCAACACCGTGTACGATAACGGGCGCGGCGGCATCGGCGTCATGGACAACGGGCCCTTCGATCCTGGTCGCGTCGTCGGCCTGCCGACATACGCCGAGAACGTTCCGGTCAGCGATGTGATGGTCAGCCGCAACACGCTGTGGGCCAATTACGCGGGCTGCGCCATCGTCGTGTCGGCGTTCAACACCGGCAACACCGTCAATGACGTCACCATCACCCGCAACACGATCCACGGCACCACCGGGGATGCCGGAAACGTCGGCGGCATCGTGGCGCAGAGCAACGGTGTGAACAGCGTCGTCAGCAACATCATGATCAGTCGCAACACCGTCACCGACTCCGGTGAGGCCGGTGCGATCGTGCACGCTGCCGCTGCCGGTTCGATGACGAAGAACGTCACGGTCACCCGCAACGTCCTCTCCGGAAACAACTGGATGGCCGAGCACACGATCGGCGTCGAGGTCAGCTCGCGGGTGATTCCGGCCGACCTGGGCCAGAAGAACGTGAACACGGTTGTCACTCGCAACACGATCAGCAACCAGTTCTACGGCATCTGGACGCAGGGCCCGGACACTCCGGTCATCGCCAGGAACGACATCACAGTCACTGCCGGCGGTGCGTCGGTTCACTTCGAGTGA
- a CDS encoding ABC transporter ATP-binding protein, translating to MPEGQVLEFAGLSKQFGSVLAVDGFTARVEPGTVTGFLGPNGAGKTTTLRMLLGLVRPTSGTATIGGVPYSKLTQPLQTVGAVLEASSFHPGRTAAAHLAVYAHAAGLPATRVDDALGLVGLADVGGRKVGGFSLGMRQRLGLAGALLGDPGVLVLDEPVNGLDPEGITWMRGLLRELAHQGRTIFMSSHLLAEVQQTVDQLLIISQGRIVYAGALEDLADASEYATLVDSPDRAALETALHDAQVPYEVLRSGLTIRGVDPTAVGRTAADAGVALSMLQRRGPALEQVFFELVSGMRVHPSAQAGAPAPDSGAPAGAPAPDSGAQAGAGPAVAEAAPEPDAAGDHADSAGADEEAPAQDPPALVATAATGVVAVRDRPQPDEAEAEPDRAAARAQTPAETRPPGGGFAVASTGVIDIIPAPEAKPEPEPATEAEAEPAGEDTPAPAEETVAPSMQPQPPTGPREWNPPTDWWAPAAPAIKPEMFSSTAAPDDATTPTIGDDDIDDIAGEPDHLNDDVPHEQKTDSDIAADAFFHAFDDGSTGESDASTAASTDDTPAEAAAAEDAADEASTHDASDHDGGESR from the coding sequence ATGCCAGAAGGTCAGGTGCTCGAGTTCGCGGGGCTCTCGAAGCAATTCGGCTCGGTTCTCGCCGTCGACGGATTCACCGCACGGGTCGAGCCCGGCACCGTCACAGGCTTTCTCGGACCGAACGGCGCCGGCAAGACGACGACGTTGCGCATGCTGCTGGGCCTCGTGCGCCCCACCAGCGGCACCGCGACGATCGGCGGCGTGCCCTACAGCAAGCTCACGCAGCCGCTGCAGACCGTCGGCGCCGTGCTCGAGGCATCCAGCTTCCACCCCGGCCGCACCGCCGCCGCCCACCTCGCCGTCTACGCGCACGCAGCCGGACTGCCCGCGACACGCGTCGACGATGCACTCGGTCTGGTCGGCCTGGCCGACGTGGGGGGCCGCAAGGTCGGAGGATTCTCGCTCGGCATGCGCCAGCGGCTCGGTCTTGCCGGCGCGCTTCTGGGCGATCCGGGAGTGCTCGTGCTCGACGAGCCGGTCAACGGCCTGGACCCCGAGGGCATCACGTGGATGCGCGGCCTGCTGCGCGAGCTCGCCCACCAGGGACGCACGATCTTCATGTCGTCTCACCTGCTGGCCGAGGTGCAGCAGACGGTCGACCAGCTGCTGATCATCTCGCAAGGACGCATCGTGTACGCGGGAGCGCTCGAAGACCTCGCGGACGCATCGGAGTATGCGACGCTCGTCGACTCCCCCGACCGCGCCGCTCTCGAAACCGCGCTGCATGATGCGCAGGTGCCGTACGAGGTGCTGCGGTCCGGCCTGACGATTCGCGGGGTGGATCCGACGGCGGTAGGGCGCACGGCCGCGGACGCGGGCGTGGCACTGTCGATGCTGCAGCGTCGGGGTCCGGCGCTCGAACAGGTCTTCTTCGAACTGGTCAGCGGCATGCGCGTGCACCCCTCCGCACAGGCCGGAGCGCCCGCGCCGGACTCGGGAGCACCGGCCGGCGCGCCCGCGCCGGACTCGGGAGCACAGGCCGGCGCCGGCCCTGCGGTGGCCGAAGCGGCGCCGGAGCCGGATGCCGCGGGCGACCACGCGGACAGCGCCGGTGCCGACGAGGAAGCGCCCGCTCAGGACCCGCCCGCACTGGTCGCCACCGCCGCCACCGGTGTCGTCGCCGTCAGAGACCGGCCGCAGCCGGATGAGGCTGAGGCCGAGCCCGATCGCGCGGCCGCTCGGGCGCAGACGCCCGCCGAGACCCGGCCTCCGGGCGGCGGATTCGCCGTCGCGTCGACCGGCGTGATCGACATCATCCCGGCGCCAGAGGCGAAGCCGGAGCCGGAGCCGGCAACCGAGGCCGAGGCCGAGCCGGCAGGCGAAGACACACCGGCACCGGCAGAGGAGACCGTCGCTCCCTCGATGCAGCCCCAGCCGCCCACCGGCCCACGAGAGTGGAACCCGCCGACCGACTGGTGGGCACCGGCAGCGCCGGCGATCAAGCCCGAGATGTTCTCGAGCACGGCGGCGCCCGACGATGCCACGACCCCGACGATCGGCGACGACGACATCGACGACATCGCCGGTGAACCGGACCACCTCAACGACGACGTTCCGCACGAGCAGAAGACGGACTCCGACATCGCCGCCGACGCGTTCTTCCACGCGTTCGACGACGGGAGCACCGGCGAAAGCGATGCGTCCACCGCCGCATCCACCGACGACACCCCCGCAGAAGCCGCCGCAGCAGAAGACGCCGCGGACGAGGCATCCACCCACGATGCGTCCGACCACGATGGAGGGGAGTCGCGATGA
- the cofC gene encoding 2-phospho-L-lactate guanylyltransferase has translation MDEFCTGWTVVIPVKPAAHGKSRLAGAPGDRAALARAIALDTIDAARHACAVVVVTADPGIASAARQLGARVVDESAPAGLNAAIARGMDAAAPGHHAAMLGDLPALRPADLTAALRSAQGLERAVVADAEGTGSTLVTAREGVPWASAFGPDSYARHRALGCVPLDAAPGLQRDVDTVEQLAAASALGLGPRTSALR, from the coding sequence ATGGATGAGTTCTGCACGGGGTGGACGGTCGTCATCCCGGTCAAGCCCGCCGCGCACGGCAAGTCCCGGCTGGCCGGTGCCCCCGGCGACCGTGCGGCGCTGGCGCGCGCGATCGCCCTGGACACGATCGATGCCGCCCGGCACGCATGCGCGGTCGTGGTGGTCACCGCCGACCCCGGCATCGCATCCGCCGCCCGGCAGCTCGGGGCGCGCGTGGTCGACGAGAGCGCGCCGGCCGGGCTGAACGCCGCCATCGCGCGGGGGATGGATGCTGCAGCCCCCGGTCATCACGCGGCGATGCTCGGGGATCTGCCCGCGCTGCGGCCCGCGGATCTCACCGCAGCGCTGCGGTCCGCCCAGGGGCTCGAGCGCGCCGTCGTCGCCGATGCCGAAGGCACCGGCTCGACCCTGGTCACTGCGCGCGAGGGTGTCCCCTGGGCCTCGGCGTTCGGTCCCGACTCGTACGCACGCCACCGCGCACTGGGCTGCGTGCCGCTGGATGCCGCACCCGGCCTGCAGCGCGATGTCGACACGGTCGAGCAGCTGGCCGCGGCGTCCGCCCTCGGGCTCGGCCCCCGCACCAGCGCGCTGCGATGA
- a CDS encoding flavin-containing monooxygenase, whose product MHDVVVVGAGFAGLAATMALRRAGITDVVMIERASSLGGTWRDNTYPGVACDIPSHLYAFDGHPNPDWSNVFGRGAEIRAYLERVSAAEGIEPWLSTPMLGAEWDAAADRWLVLTGGSPSSGTTGRQLEARALVLACGRLTEPRIPDIPGLSSFSGPLFHSARWDSAADLDGARVAVIGTGASAVQLVPELAKTAQVTLFQRTPAWIVPRDDRPYSPAERAAFAADPARLRRLRDRLYSEGEARFASRSGDADAAAAARQIALAHLRAQVPDPVLRRQLTPDYAFGCKRVLLSDTFYPALASGAVRLEPSELTAVHGTTLTGGSGARYDVDAIVLATGFQSTQQPYADLVRGESETLAEHWSGGMTAFASTVVAGFPNLFVLDGPNASLGHNSSVLMMEAQAAYAARALGARRGVLRVDPAAEAAYTAEIDRAAASTPWISGGCDNWYVDERSGRLTLLWPGTVDAFRARLDTDGGEFLPVTIERGAR is encoded by the coding sequence GTGCATGACGTGGTCGTGGTCGGCGCAGGCTTCGCCGGCCTTGCCGCCACCATGGCGCTGCGCCGGGCGGGGATCACCGACGTGGTCATGATCGAGCGCGCCTCCTCCCTCGGCGGCACGTGGCGTGACAACACCTACCCGGGTGTGGCATGCGACATTCCGAGCCACCTGTACGCCTTCGACGGCCATCCCAACCCCGACTGGTCGAACGTGTTCGGTCGCGGTGCCGAGATCCGGGCCTACCTCGAACGCGTGTCCGCAGCCGAGGGCATCGAGCCGTGGTTGAGCACTCCGATGCTGGGGGCCGAATGGGATGCCGCAGCCGACCGCTGGCTCGTCCTCACGGGCGGCTCACCGTCGTCGGGGACGACCGGTCGGCAGCTCGAGGCCCGCGCCCTCGTGCTCGCGTGCGGTCGGCTCACCGAGCCTCGCATTCCTGACATTCCGGGTCTTTCGTCTTTCTCGGGCCCGTTGTTCCATTCGGCGCGCTGGGACAGTGCCGCCGACCTCGACGGCGCTCGCGTCGCGGTGATCGGCACGGGGGCTTCTGCCGTGCAGTTGGTGCCCGAGTTGGCCAAGACCGCCCAGGTGACGCTGTTCCAGCGCACGCCGGCGTGGATCGTGCCGCGCGATGACCGGCCGTATTCTCCTGCCGAGCGTGCCGCGTTCGCCGCCGACCCGGCTCGGCTGCGGCGTCTGCGCGATCGGCTCTACAGTGAGGGCGAGGCGCGGTTCGCCTCACGCTCGGGAGACGCCGATGCCGCCGCGGCCGCGCGGCAGATCGCTCTCGCGCATCTGCGCGCCCAGGTGCCCGATCCGGTGTTGCGCCGGCAGCTGACCCCCGACTACGCGTTCGGGTGCAAGCGTGTGCTGCTGTCGGACACGTTCTATCCCGCCCTGGCCTCGGGCGCGGTGAGGCTGGAGCCGTCGGAGCTTACCGCCGTGCACGGCACGACGCTGACCGGCGGGTCGGGGGCCCGGTACGACGTGGATGCGATCGTGCTGGCGACCGGGTTCCAGTCCACGCAGCAGCCCTATGCCGACCTGGTCCGGGGTGAGAGCGAGACCCTCGCCGAGCACTGGTCCGGCGGTATGACCGCGTTCGCCTCGACCGTGGTGGCCGGCTTTCCGAATCTGTTCGTCCTCGACGGGCCCAACGCGTCACTCGGCCACAACTCGTCGGTGCTGATGATGGAGGCGCAGGCCGCGTACGCCGCCCGCGCGCTCGGGGCCCGGCGCGGGGTGCTGCGCGTGGATCCCGCCGCCGAGGCGGCCTACACCGCCGAGATCGACCGGGCAGCGGCATCCACGCCGTGGATCAGCGGCGGATGCGACAACTGGTACGTCGACGAGCGCTCAGGGCGACTGACACTGCTGTGGCCCGGGACCGTCGACGCGTTCCGGGCGCGACTGGACACCGACGGCGGCGAGTTCCTGCCCGTCACGATCGAAAGAGGTGCACGATGA
- the cofG gene encoding 7,8-didemethyl-8-hydroxy-5-deazariboflavin synthase CofG: protein MTLIDSDVHTTAADALAAAAEGERLNAAQAEALLQAFAQAEDAHRDRMLQVAASVRDTGLARAGRPGVITYSRKAFLPLTTLCRNRCHYCVFVDTPGQLAKLHKPMFMSAEQVLTVARHAQSLNCKEALLTLGERPELRWPAARTWLDEHGYASTFEYVADMARLITAETGLLAHANPGAMSRPELDLLRPVAPSMGMMLETTSRRLFEEPGQVHYGSPDKDPAVRLQVIEDAGAARVPFTTGVLIGIGETLRDRAESLIAIRDLHERYGHVQEVIVQNFRAKPGTAMRDAADADPREYLAAIAVARLVMGPDMRIQVPPNLSDAAELELLVRAGIDDWGGVSPLTADHVNPERPWPQIDELAAHTAAAGFALQERLTAHPHFVRDADTWIDPALHSAVAALADPETGLARDARPAAASAPGAPAADLPRIGHQTTGVHNSANPHTSAQEAGVSRQNGSVRRSYGHAGSSSPGRPGTPARLAEDAAADPAALDDSDWERLLRAVGTDLDAVTQSADDVRRYTVGEAVSIVVNRNLTTTGLRSADARSTNARSTDARSTDLRSNDGAEHRADPAAFTLDEVGAIAADAWDLGATELCIQGRIPQSADPSAYLDVVRAVKRAAPGIHLHAYRPQDVWDFADRTVLSLDQALARLRDAGVDTVPGTGVKVLSERVRTLVAPGDLEIDRWIEGITAAHRAGLRSTSVLFYGHVETAAERIAHLRRLRAIQDQTGGFTEFVPIPLPEPAGGVPLVAGRSARDEHRAMVAVSRLLLNGSIRHIQVPWPRVGRDTAAVLLQSGADDLGGTLLDGRVLPQAGIEHGRELPVADAARLAAHLFRPFRIRTTDYREVAVRA from the coding sequence GTGACGCTCATCGATTCCGACGTGCACACGACCGCAGCCGATGCCTTGGCCGCAGCGGCCGAGGGCGAACGGCTGAACGCGGCCCAAGCCGAAGCCCTGCTGCAGGCCTTCGCGCAGGCCGAGGACGCGCACCGCGATCGCATGCTGCAGGTCGCGGCATCCGTTCGTGACACCGGCCTCGCCCGTGCCGGCCGGCCCGGCGTCATCACCTACTCGCGCAAGGCATTCCTGCCGTTGACGACGCTGTGCCGCAACCGCTGCCACTACTGCGTGTTCGTCGACACACCGGGCCAGCTGGCCAAACTGCACAAGCCGATGTTCATGTCGGCCGAGCAGGTGCTCACGGTCGCCCGGCACGCGCAGTCCCTCAACTGCAAAGAGGCGCTGCTGACGCTGGGCGAGCGTCCGGAGCTGCGCTGGCCGGCCGCCCGCACCTGGCTGGACGAGCACGGCTATGCCTCGACGTTCGAGTACGTCGCCGACATGGCACGGCTGATCACCGCCGAGACCGGGCTGCTCGCCCACGCGAACCCGGGGGCCATGAGCCGCCCCGAGCTCGACCTGCTGCGCCCGGTCGCCCCGTCGATGGGCATGATGCTCGAGACGACGTCGCGGCGCCTGTTCGAAGAGCCCGGCCAGGTGCACTACGGATCGCCCGACAAGGATCCGGCGGTTCGGCTGCAGGTGATCGAGGATGCCGGGGCCGCCCGCGTGCCGTTCACCACCGGTGTGCTCATCGGCATCGGCGAGACACTGCGCGACCGCGCCGAGTCGCTCATCGCGATCCGCGATCTGCATGAGCGGTACGGGCACGTGCAAGAGGTGATCGTGCAGAACTTCCGCGCGAAGCCCGGCACGGCCATGCGCGATGCAGCGGACGCCGACCCGCGCGAATACCTCGCGGCGATCGCCGTCGCGCGGCTCGTGATGGGCCCTGACATGCGCATCCAGGTGCCGCCGAACCTGTCGGATGCCGCCGAGCTCGAGCTGCTCGTGCGCGCCGGCATCGACGACTGGGGCGGGGTCTCGCCGCTGACGGCCGACCATGTCAACCCCGAGCGGCCGTGGCCGCAGATCGACGAACTGGCCGCACACACCGCCGCGGCAGGTTTCGCGCTGCAGGAGCGCCTCACCGCGCACCCGCATTTCGTTCGGGATGCCGACACCTGGATCGATCCGGCCCTGCACTCCGCGGTCGCAGCGCTGGCCGACCCCGAGACCGGTCTCGCGCGGGATGCGCGGCCTGCGGCGGCCTCGGCTCCGGGTGCCCCGGCTGCCGACCTCCCGCGGATCGGTCACCAGACGACCGGCGTCCACAACTCAGCCAATCCGCACACTTCGGCCCAGGAAGCGGGCGTTTCGCGGCAGAACGGATCAGTTCGACGGAGTTATGGGCACGCGGGGTCGTCGAGTCCGGGCCGCCCGGGCACGCCGGCCCGGCTCGCCGAAGACGCGGCGGCCGATCCGGCCGCGCTCGACGACTCCGACTGGGAGCGGCTGCTGCGCGCGGTCGGCACCGACCTCGACGCGGTGACACAGTCCGCCGACGACGTGCGGAGGTACACGGTCGGCGAGGCCGTCAGCATCGTCGTGAACCGCAATCTCACCACGACCGGGCTCCGCAGCGCCGACGCCCGCAGCACCAACGCCCGCAGCACCGACGCCCGCAGCACCGACCTCCGCAGCAACGACGGCGCAGAGCACCGCGCCGACCCGGCCGCGTTCACGCTCGACGAGGTCGGCGCGATCGCCGCCGACGCGTGGGACCTCGGCGCCACCGAGCTGTGCATCCAGGGCCGGATCCCACAGTCCGCTGACCCCTCCGCCTACCTGGACGTCGTACGCGCCGTGAAGCGGGCGGCCCCCGGCATCCACCTGCACGCGTACCGTCCCCAGGACGTCTGGGACTTCGCCGACCGCACCGTGCTCTCGCTCGACCAGGCTCTCGCGCGTCTGCGCGACGCGGGCGTGGACACCGTGCCCGGCACCGGCGTGAAGGTGCTCAGCGAGCGGGTGCGGACACTGGTCGCCCCCGGCGACCTCGAGATCGACCGCTGGATCGAGGGGATCACCGCCGCCCATCGGGCCGGGCTCCGCTCGACGAGCGTGCTGTTCTACGGCCACGTCGAGACGGCGGCCGAGCGCATCGCACACCTGCGCAGGCTGCGGGCGATTCAGGACCAGACCGGCGGGTTCACCGAGTTCGTGCCGATCCCGCTGCCCGAACCCGCCGGCGGCGTGCCTCTGGTGGCGGGTCGCTCGGCGCGGGATGAGCACCGCGCGATGGTGGCCGTCTCACGGCTGCTGCTGAACGGCAGCATCCGGCACATCCAGGTGCCGTGGCCCCGGGTGGGGCGTGACACGGCGGCGGTGCTGCTGCAGTCGGGCGCCGACGACCTCGGCGGCACCCTGCTCGACGGCCGAGTGCTTCCGCAGGCTGGCATCGAGCACGGCCGCGAACTGCCGGTGGCCGATGCCGCGCGGCTGGCCGCGCACTTGTTCCGGCCGTTCCGCATCCGCACGACCGACTACCGTGAGGTGGCCGTCCGTGCATGA
- the fgd gene encoding glucose-6-phosphate dehydrogenase (coenzyme-F420), which translates to MTLRFGYKASSEQFGPADLLRFGVLAEQVGFDSVFLSDHFQPWMHEGGHAPATLPWLGALGARTERVLIGTSVLTPTFRYHPAVIAQAFATLGVLYPDRVILGVGTGEALNEVTLGLDWPDSPERFQRLKESIALIRELWRGERVTYDGNFWQVKDATIYDRPEHEVPIYIGASGPAATRLAGRIADGYITTSGKDPALYTDTLLPALHEGLAKAGRDAAAVDTLMEVKVSYHPDRETALQKTRFWAPLALSPEEKRDVHDPIEMQRRAAELPIERVASRFIVSTDPDEHVERIGQYIQLGFRHLVFHDPGVDQEQFLRMYGEEILPRLRAKFGQYGQ; encoded by the coding sequence ATGACGCTGCGGTTCGGATACAAGGCCTCGAGCGAGCAGTTCGGACCGGCCGACCTGCTGCGGTTCGGGGTACTGGCAGAACAGGTCGGCTTCGACTCGGTGTTCCTGTCGGACCACTTCCAGCCGTGGATGCACGAGGGCGGCCACGCCCCGGCCACCCTGCCCTGGCTCGGGGCTCTGGGCGCCCGCACCGAGCGCGTGCTGATCGGAACGTCGGTGCTGACCCCCACGTTCCGCTACCATCCGGCGGTGATCGCGCAGGCGTTCGCGACGCTCGGGGTGCTCTACCCCGACCGGGTGATCCTGGGAGTGGGCACGGGCGAAGCGCTGAACGAAGTGACGCTGGGGCTGGACTGGCCCGACTCGCCCGAGCGCTTCCAGCGGCTCAAGGAGTCGATCGCGCTGATCCGCGAGCTGTGGCGCGGCGAGCGCGTGACCTACGACGGCAACTTCTGGCAGGTGAAGGACGCCACGATCTATGACCGGCCCGAACACGAGGTGCCGATCTACATCGGCGCGTCAGGGCCGGCGGCCACGCGTCTGGCCGGCCGCATCGCCGACGGCTACATCACCACCAGCGGCAAGGACCCGGCGCTGTACACCGACACGCTGCTGCCCGCGCTGCACGAGGGCCTTGCGAAGGCGGGGCGGGATGCGGCAGCCGTCGACACGCTCATGGAGGTCAAGGTCTCGTACCACCCCGACCGCGAGACGGCGTTGCAGAAGACCCGATTCTGGGCGCCCCTGGCCCTGTCGCCGGAAGAGAAGCGCGATGTGCACGACCCCATCGAGATGCAGCGGCGCGCGGCCGAGCTGCCCATCGAGCGTGTCGCGTCACGGTTCATCGTCTCGACCGACCCCGACGAGCACGTCGAGCGGATCGGGCAGTACATTCAGCTGGGCTTCCGCCACCTGGTCTTCCACGATCCCGGCGTCGACCAGGAGCAGTTCCTGCGCATGTACGGCGAAGAGATCCTGCCGCGACTGCGCGCGAAATTCGGGCAGTACGGGCAGTGA
- a CDS encoding ABC transporter permease subunit — translation MSLSAATRAETTKLFTTAMWWVLGLILLVYIGMTAAGLGFVFAATAAGALPGQEGGGHVPTTGLASVLYSLASTIGYVFPLLIGTLMVTAEFRHKTLTPTFLATPRRGVVLSAKSLVGIGIGVLYAIVALIATVGPAAGFLAGFGQDAELGAPETWAMFGRIVIAFALWVLIGIGVGALVRNQVAAVVVVLAFTQFVEPIGRVAAAFVENLDKVMQFLPGAASDALVGSSVYTAMSASGTGSAHLEWWGGGVVLLAYAIVLLVLGYLTSWRRDVE, via the coding sequence ATGAGCCTGAGCGCCGCCACCCGGGCCGAGACGACGAAGCTGTTCACCACCGCGATGTGGTGGGTGCTCGGACTGATCCTTCTCGTGTACATCGGCATGACCGCGGCCGGTCTCGGATTCGTGTTCGCTGCCACCGCGGCCGGTGCGCTGCCAGGGCAGGAAGGGGGCGGCCATGTGCCCACGACGGGCCTCGCCTCGGTCCTGTACAGCCTGGCGTCCACCATCGGCTACGTCTTCCCGCTGCTGATCGGCACCCTGATGGTGACGGCCGAGTTCCGTCACAAGACGCTGACTCCGACGTTCCTCGCAACTCCGCGCCGCGGTGTGGTGCTCAGTGCGAAGTCACTGGTGGGCATCGGCATCGGCGTGCTGTACGCGATCGTGGCCCTGATCGCCACGGTGGGACCCGCGGCCGGATTCCTGGCAGGGTTCGGACAGGATGCCGAGTTGGGCGCCCCGGAGACCTGGGCCATGTTCGGCCGCATCGTGATCGCGTTCGCCCTGTGGGTGCTGATCGGCATCGGTGTGGGCGCCCTGGTACGCAACCAGGTCGCCGCCGTGGTCGTCGTGCTCGCCTTCACCCAGTTCGTCGAACCGATCGGACGGGTGGCGGCGGCATTCGTCGAGAACCTCGACAAGGTCATGCAGTTCCTGCCGGGAGCCGCGAGTGATGCACTCGTGGGCAGCAGCGTCTACACCGCGATGAGCGCCAGCGGAACGGGCTCGGCCCATCTGGAATGGTGGGGCGGCGGGGTCGTTCTGCTGGCGTACGCGATCGTGCTGCTGGTGCTCGGATATCTCACCAGCTGGCGTCGCGACGTGGAGTGA
- a CDS encoding enoyl-CoA hydratase/isomerase family protein, protein MTESPATPEPTVISRTIDRLGRITLNRPRAINALDLDMIRQVSAVLDDWDQDSDVEVVVIDGAGERGLCAGGDVRSLYDQIMAGHPDDTAAFFRAEYAMNARIAEYPKPIVALADGITMGGGIGLACHAAIRVVTERSKLAMPETRIGFTPDVGGTWLLARAPGRVGEYLGVTGTVMDAADAVYAGFADHVVPSDRLDDLRDALAARTDSPTPTGTVQLFDQAPEPSRLQAARPWIDDAFSADTIDEVVRRLRARPEPEASATADVMDALSPTGMAVTLEAVRRARVLPDLRADLVQDYGLVMWFGRTQPDLVEGIRAQLVDKDRNPKWSPAAIDAVTPEMVAAAFEHTPSLPLWG, encoded by the coding sequence GTGACAGAGTCGCCCGCAACGCCCGAACCCACCGTCATCTCCCGCACGATCGACAGGCTCGGGCGCATCACGCTGAACCGCCCGCGCGCGATCAACGCGCTCGATCTCGATATGATCCGGCAGGTCTCTGCCGTGCTCGACGATTGGGACCAGGACAGCGATGTCGAGGTGGTCGTCATCGACGGTGCCGGGGAGCGCGGGCTGTGCGCAGGCGGAGACGTACGCAGCCTGTACGACCAGATCATGGCAGGCCATCCGGACGACACGGCGGCGTTCTTCCGTGCCGAGTACGCGATGAACGCCCGCATCGCCGAGTACCCCAAGCCGATCGTCGCGCTCGCCGACGGCATCACGATGGGCGGGGGAATCGGCCTTGCCTGCCATGCCGCCATCCGGGTGGTCACCGAGCGCTCGAAACTCGCAATGCCCGAGACCCGCATCGGCTTCACCCCCGACGTGGGCGGCACGTGGCTGCTGGCGCGCGCGCCCGGGCGCGTCGGCGAGTACCTCGGGGTCACCGGGACGGTGATGGATGCCGCGGACGCGGTCTATGCCGGCTTCGCCGATCACGTCGTCCCCTCGGATCGCCTGGACGACCTGCGCGATGCACTCGCGGCCCGCACCGATTCGCCGACTCCCACCGGCACCGTGCAGTTGTTCGACCAGGCTCCCGAGCCGTCGCGGCTTCAGGCCGCGCGCCCGTGGATCGACGACGCGTTCAGTGCCGACACGATCGACGAGGTCGTGCGCAGGCTGCGCGCGCGGCCCGAGCCGGAGGCATCGGCCACCGCCGACGTGATGGACGCGCTCTCGCCGACCGGAATGGCCGTGACGCTCGAAGCCGTCCGCCGCGCGCGAGTCCTGCCCGACCTGCGGGCCGATCTCGTCCAGGATTACGGCCTGGTGATGTGGTTCGGGCGGACGCAGCCCGATCTGGTCGAGGGCATCCGTGCGCAGCTGGTCGACAAGGATCGCAACCCGAAATGGAGCCCCGCCGCGATCGACGCCGTGACGCCCGAGATGGTTGCCGCGGCATTCGAGCACACTCCCTCCTTGCCGCTCTGGGGCTGA